GCATGTTTATTCCTTGTTGCTACAAATAGTGTCTGCTCGTTCAAAGGTTCACCCATAAGACAAATTTCTATCAAAAACAGTAGTTTTTGTAACCTAAACGagattcaagaaaaaaaattccaatAGAATTCatgcctttttttttttctgtagagaaaaaaaagctcACACAGTATCTCTGCGAATTTGATTGAAGCCAGAATTTGCCGCCATTTCTCATTATCACATCATTAACCACTAAATCGGTGCTGCAGCATTCCCCAGTTGAGCAACGAAACAGACAATCCAATGGCCTGCTGCAAATCTGAAAACAAACCAGCATCTACCAATACATGCTGTGGTGGTGCTTGTGTCACTAAAAACAGCTACAAACTCTTAACATGGGCAAACCCAAAAAAGTCAGCAACTGTCTTAGGGTCAATCTTGGGTGGTTTGTTGTTCGTCAAGTATGTCAatgttgtttctcttttcttttacttttctACATTTGCATTGATTATTTCTGCATTGGCTGAATATGCAGGCAGAGTCGTTACCGGAACAGGTTTTGTCACCAAGTACAAGcctttgattttctccaaagTTCCTTCTGTTGGTGAAACTGCTGAATACTATGCTCCTCATGTAGTTACTATTACCAAGAAGGTTGAAGCCGAAGGTAAGAAGTTGATTACTTCTACGGATATCGAAAAGACCTTTAGGGCTGGGGTCGCCACTTTTTTGCTTTACAAGATCACTTCCATATTTTCTCTCTGGAGTCTTTTATTCGCATCTTCGATCATCTCATTTACTGCACCGCCTGTTTATTTGGCTAACAAGGAAGTTATTGACGCAAATGTCgtcaaatattcaaactGTGCTAGGGCAAGACTCGATGAAGGTATCAAGGTAGCAGGTGAGAAACTGGCTCCTTACACCGAAAAGGCAAAGAATGCAGGTGGTccaattttcaagtttatcGAATCGAAGCTTCCTGTTAGAACCGCAGGCTCCACTGTCAAGAAAGTTCCAAGTTCTGCTACTACTTCTACCACGACCGATTCTACTCCTATTACCGCTACTACTACATCTTCTGCTATTCATGAACAATCCGCAAAGAAAGTTTCCACCCCTGTTGTTGACGAACCAACCGAAGTTGATTTTAACAAACTGGGTGAGGAGCTAAAGAAGGAGGCTCATGCAGCTGCCCAGAACGAAGATGCATTTACCAGAGAAAAGATCGATGCACCACCTTCTGTCTAGGTCTTGgttatttggttttttgttatttttattttcttaaCTTTGTAACACCGTTATTAGTCAAAGTATTATTTTATTCCATCACTCAgttcaatttgaaattgatcGAGAATTGAGTTAAAGTTAAATGTATACATAAAGTTAGTAGATGAGAAAGGATAAGGGGAAGAAGAGGGAGGGGAAGCACACGTACACTCAACCGGAGGATATTCTATATCCTTAGATTGACAAATCAgatattaaaaaattagaacCCATCAGTAAATTTGAGAACGAAGGAAAGTGCTTCAGAAGAATGATTTAAAATGTAACTCAATTACATAATAACGCAACAGCCACCTTCACCGCCACTTTTTGCACCAGTACCAGTACCAGTGCCGTTGGAATCTGCTTGAACATTCCTTGGAGGGTTTGAGCTGGCTTTATTGGAGTACTCTTTCTGAGaattatttatatttgatGGATTTTGGGTTGAAGTGCCTTGATTTTCGTCTTGATGAATCTCTTGAACGGAGTGACTCTTATTTGAGGACTCCTGTTGCTTTGCCCTTAGTTGTTCTTTTGCTTGtatttcctcttcttcagaAGGATACAGGGTTTTCTCCAAACCAACGCCTAAAAGACCACCACGCATAACCATCTTAACAACACCATGGAATGCCTCCACAACGTTATCACCTGTCTTGGCAGATGTTTCAATGTATGCACAATCAAACTTCTTTGCAAGTTGAACAGCTTCTTCACGTGACACTTGTCTTTCCTCCACCAAATCGTTCTTGTTACCAACTAGCATCATAGGAACAAACTCCACAGTTTCCCCCTTAACTCTCAGAATTTGATTGTAGAAAGTGgaaatttcttcaaaggtTTGTCTGTctgtcaatgaaaaaaccAGTAAAAACCCTTCACCGGTCTTCATATATAAATCTCTCATTGACGAGTATTCTTCCTGTCCTGCTGTATCTAGTATATCAAGCGAGGCTggaatatcatcaattgtGCAATAGTATCTATAGGAGTCTTCAATGGTGGGGTCGTATTCATTGGCAAAATCGCTTTGCGTGAGCCTAATGGTCAACGCAGATTTACCTACAACCGGTGGACCTACCACAACAAGTCTAAATTCTTTGGATGCAGACATAGTTAATAGCTGAGTAATCGCTTGACCAGTCTAAATGGATAAATACAACCCAATGTCTAGTCCAGCAATGAACAAAGGAGAAggtcaaaaaaaaaattcagaaatTCATCGacatttccttttttttttctctctctcccCCTTGCTGGATTTTATTTCATTCtcaattccaaattaaaaaaattttcaaatatttttttaaaagaatATTTTCACAGTCTTCCAATCTTTcagttgtttttcttttgtaacAATTCATTCCTTGAAACGAATAAGCTCTTGTAAAATTATGGCTAGTGGTGCTGTCTCCAAGAGAAAGGGCTCCTCGGCTCTTAAAGATGGGTCTAAGAGacagaaaaaatcaactaaAACAGTTACCTTAGATGCTAAAAAGCAGGCCAAGACTCAgacaaatgaaaattcaaGTAACTCTGAAGACGAGTCAAAAGGAACTGCAGATACTGATAAAGTTGTcgaagaaattgatgatgagtATGAAGATGTTGCAAATCTTCTTGAAAGAGACAACgaggaaaaggaaaaattgaagctggaaaaggaaatacaaaaacaacTGAAGAAGCAAGATAAGCATTTGGAGGAAAAACAGGAATTTGCAGATGATGCTTCTGCAgatgaagaggaggaagagaacaaaaatGATACGATTGAGAGTAAACAAAACGGAATACAACCGGATGTGTCTGAAATTCCACAAAACTTTACTGATTTATCCCTCTCTGGACCTACTCTTAAGGCTATCCAGTCGATGGGTTTTACCAAAATGACTGAAGTTCAAGCACGAACTATTCCTCCCTTGTTGGCCGGTAAAGACGTGTTAGGTGCTGCCAAAACTGGTTCTGGTAAAACCTTGGCATTTTTGATTCCAGCTATAGAATTGTTATACTCCCTCAAATTTAAACCAAGAAACGGTACCGGTGCAATTGTCATTACTCCAACTAGGGAATTGGCCCTACAAATTTTTGGTGTCGCAAGAGAATTAATGGCTAATCATTCGCAGACGATAGGTATAGTTATCGGTGGTGCAAATAGAAGACAAGAAGCCGAAAAACTAATGAAAGGTGTGAACATATTAATTGCGACTCCTGGTAGACTATTGGATCATTTGCAAAATACAAAAggttttattttcaaaaatctgaaaactttgatcATGGACGAAGCTGACCGTATTTTAGAAATTGGTTTCGAAGATGAAATGAAACAAATTGTTAAAATTTTGCCAAATGAAGATAGACAAACCATGTTATTTTCTGCGACCCAAACTACAAAGGTTGAAGATCTAGCTAGGGCTTCGTTGAAAAGAAGACCTGTCTATATCAATGTCcatgaagaaagagaattcTCAACGGCTGAAGGTTTAGAGCAAGGATATGTTGTTTGTGATTCTGACAAAAGATTTTTGCTactattttcattcttgAAGAGgaatttaaagaagaagaagaagatcattgtctttttctcctcttgTAATTGTGTGAAGTATTATTCAGCTTTGTTGAACTATATCGATATACCTGTGCTAGACCTACATGGCaagcaaaaacaacaaaagagAACATCAACCTTCTTTGAGTTTTGTAATGCTAGTCAAGGTATTCTGCTTTGTACTGATGTTGCGGCTAGAGGCTTAGACATTCCTGAAGTTGACtggattcttcaattcgATCCACCAGATGATCCAAGAGATTATATCCATAGAGTTGGTAGAACTGCCAGAGGTAACTCTGGTAAGGGTAAATCACTTATGTTTTTGTTGCCTCAAGAACTTGGTTTTTTGAGATACTTAAAAGCCGCAAAGGTTCCACTAAATGAGTATGAGTTCCCATTGGACAAAATTGCTAATGTCCAGTCTCAACTAGAACAGTTGatcaaaaacaatttttGGCTTCACCAAGCTGCTAAAGATGGTTACAGAGCATATTTACAAGCATATGCTTCACATCATCTGAAAACTGTTTACAAGGTTGATAAATTAGATCTTGTCAAAGTTGGCAAGTCTTTTGGATTCAGTGTTCCTCCAAAGGTCAATATCACTATAGGATCCAGTGTTACCAAATCtaagaagaaataaagcTTGAAAAGGTCAAAAGCTTTATAAGATTGTTGTAgtatataaataaaattttcTAACTTAGTATGTATATAGGGTTCTAAGAAGATTTTGGATAATCGTTTTTTATATTGTCTATTTCTTTACAGTAATTGTAAATCACGTTATCGAGCGTTTATATAAGTTGAATTATAATTTAGTAAAAAGATCCTAGCATTGTCATAATAGAGTTGATGGATATTTGCTAGTACGTCcagcaaaaaaataaaatgttgattttaaGAAGCGCTTATTTTCTACCTAGTAGAGTTAAGAACTCTTCTCTAGTTTTTTGTTGGGATCTGAAACATCCTAACATACAACTTGTCGATGTAACAGCTCCAGTTTTTTGAACACCTCTACTAACCATGCACATATGGGTGGcttcaataacaacagcaacacctCTCGGTTGTAGAAGTTCACTTAATGCAATAGCAATTTGCTTTGTTAGTCTTTCTTGGACCTGGAACCTTCTTGCATACATTTCTGCCAGTCTGGCTAACTTACTCAATCCCAAAACCTTCTTATTTGGTATGTATGCAATGTGACATTTACCAAAAAATGGGACTAAATGATGTTCACATAGTGAATatatttcaatatctttcaCAATTACCATTTCATCatgatcttcttcaaaaactgCCCTCTTCACGAcatctttgatattttcctcATAACCTTTAGTGAAGAACAACATAGCTCTTGCGTAACGCTCGGGTGTCTCAAGCAAACCTTCTCTATTTGGGTCTTCACCTAGCTCTGCTAGGATTGTTTTGACAGCTTCTGCTattctcttttctcttcctTCGGATTCTTCTTTGGTGGATTCCAAACGCTCACGAGCACCTGGACTTGGCCATGATAAACCATCAGAATCGATAGGTGGATTGAGGGTATAAGGTGACGCAGGTCTGGTATTCAGCGGTACCCCATTAAGTTTCTTGTACCAAGGTTCCTTTTTTGGAGCTGGATATGCTGTCTGAATTTGAgtagcttcttctttcatGTCATATTCATTCACGCTTTCCTCGTTGTGTTTATTTGCACAGGTACATTTTGATTGCGGAGGAGTCTGCTTTTCGTCTAACTCCATATCCTTAATTCTTGCACTGAGATCTTTATCCAAAATATCCTTTCTGTACATTGCCTTAGGGTTTATCGGTAAACTGCTCAATTAGAGGTAGAAAAAGCTTTCTGTTGGGATTTTTACCGGTTTTCTCAGTTTCATCTATTTCTCGTTAagataatttttttcatcagtattttcaattttcagCATGTGACTCTTCCCTTATCTTCATATATTTTTGGGTGGTACACTATGTAGGTTATACTCAACAAACTAtttactttttcttttctatACAAGGTATGTCTGTGCAATCAGGTGCTTGGCCATAGTTAATAACTCGCTGTCCTTTTCGTGGTATTCACTTTGAGCACTAGGCTTCCCAAATAGTTTCCCTGACATATTtaaaatgatatttttgttagTGTGTTGAGCCATCATATGGCCAATCTGTGAAGCCAACACTTGGTTTTTCAGTGTGTGACCAGCACCAATTAGCACTGTCGGAATAATTGTGCTATTTAAacattcttcttctttcacCGGTATTCTATCATCCctagtttcttcttcttcatcttcaaagtcGTGGTCATACTTTCTAACTGGTTTCTCAATGACATTTAGCTCGGGAACCTGTATATCATATGAAATATCTATTTCACCGTCAACAGCCA
The window above is part of the Pichia kudriavzevii chromosome 1, complete sequence genome. Proteins encoded here:
- a CDS encoding uncharacterized protein (PKUD0A11440; similar to Saccharomyces cerevisiae YLR021W (IRC25); ancestral locus Anc_5.199), translated to MSKGFSNQIKESNMNVVLLDGAQHMITCTLLEYLDKIIINMAVDGEIDISYDIQVPELNVIEKPVRKYDHDFEDEEEETRDDRIPVKEEECLNSTIIPTVLIGAGHTLKNQVLASQIGHMMAQHTNKNIILNMSGKLFGKPSAQSEYHEKDSELLTMAKHLIAQTYLV
- a CDS encoding uncharacterized protein (PKUD0A11420; similar to Saccharomyces cerevisiae YMR290C (HAS1); ancestral locus Anc_5.40); translated protein: MASGAVSKRKGSSALKDGSKRQKKSTKTVTLDAKKQAKTQTNENSSNSEDESKGTADTDKVVEEIDDEYEDVANLLERDNEEKEKLKLEKEIQKQLKKQDKHLEEKQEFADDASADEEEEENKNDTIESKQNGIQPDVSEIPQNFTDLSLSGPTLKAIQSMGFTKMTEVQARTIPPLLAGKDVLGAAKTGSGKTLAFLIPAIELLYSLKFKPRNGTGAIVITPTRELALQIFGVARELMANHSQTIGIVIGGANRRQEAEKLMKGVNILIATPGRLLDHLQNTKGFIFKNLKTLIMDEADRILEIGFEDEMKQIVKILPNEDRQTMLFSATQTTKVEDLARASLKRRPVYINVHEEREFSTAEGLEQGYVVCDSDKRFLLLFSFLKRNLKKKKKIIVFFSSCNCVKYYSALLNYIDIPVLDLHGKQKQQKRTSTFFEFCNASQGILLCTDVAARGLDIPEVDWILQFDPPDDPRDYIHRVGRTARGNSGKGKSLMFLLPQELGFLRYLKAAKVPLNEYEFPLDKIANVQSQLEQLIKNNFWLHQAAKDGYRAYLQAYASHHLKTVYKVDKLDLVKVGKSFGFSVPPKVNITIGSSVTKSKKK
- a CDS encoding uncharacterized protein (PKUD0A11400; similar to Saccharomyces cerevisiae YDL204W (RTN2) and YDR233C (RTN1); ancestral locus Anc_8.454), producing MACCKSENKPASTNTCCGGACVTKNSYKLLTWANPKKSATVLGSILGGLLFVKYVNVVSLFFYFSTFALIISALAEYAGRVVTGTGFVTKYKPLIFSKVPSVGETAEYYAPHVVTITKKVEAEGKKLITSTDIEKTFRAGVATFLLYKITSIFSLWSLLFASSIISFTAPPVYLANKEVIDANVVKYSNCARARLDEGIKVAGEKLAPYTEKAKNAGGPIFKFIESKLPVRTAGSTVKKVPSSATTSTTTDSTPITATTTSSAIHEQSAKKVSTPVVDEPTEVDFNKLGEELKKEAHAAAQNEDAFTREKIDAPPSV
- a CDS encoding uncharacterized protein (PKUD0A11410; similar to Saccharomyces cerevisiae YNL098C (RAS2) and YOR101W (RAS1); ancestral locus Anc_2.182); the protein is MSASKEFRLVVVGPPVVGKSALTIRLTQSDFANEYDPTIEDSYRYYCTIDDIPASLDILDTAGQEEYSSMRDLYMKTGEGFLLVFSLTDRQTFEEISTFYNQILRVKGETVEFVPMMLVGNKNDLVEERQVSREEAVQLAKKFDCAYIETSAKTGDNVVEAFHGVVKMVMRGGLLGVGLEKTLYPSEEEEIQAKEQLRAKQQESSNKSHSVQEIHQDENQGTSTQNPSNINNSQKEYSNKASSNPPRNVQADSNGTGTGTGAKSGGEGGCCVIM
- a CDS encoding uncharacterized protein (PKUD0A11430; similar to Saccharomyces cerevisiae YGR267C (FOL2); ancestral locus Anc_5.37) encodes the protein MYRKDILDKDLSARIKDMELDEKQTPPQSKCTCANKHNEESVNEYDMKEEATQIQTAYPAPKKEPWYKKLNGVPLNTRPASPYTLNPPIDSDGLSWPSPGARERLESTKEESEGREKRIAEAVKTILAELGEDPNREGLLETPERYARAMLFFTKGYEENIKDVVKRAVFEEDHDEMVIVKDIEIYSLCEHHLVPFFGKCHIAYIPNKKVLGLSKLARLAEMYARRFQVQERLTKQIAIALSELLQPRGVAVVIEATHMCMVSRGVQKTGAVTSTSCMLGCFRSQQKTREEFLTLLGRK